In Sphaeramia orbicularis chromosome 5, fSphaOr1.1, whole genome shotgun sequence, a genomic segment contains:
- the LOC115419230 gene encoding leucine-rich repeat-containing protein 3-like, protein MCAGWCEERRTSISAGRRRDKGKGLDLPSWVCMLFLFPALWGQVSPQCPDSCHCASDTATVLCSDAGLREIPEGIPPETVSLHLERNFIRNIPESAFSDLLHLRDLYLSHNRIDSLSSGALRHLGPELRLLDLSHNQLRQASREDFGTTRAKTRLYHNPWHCDCTLQELMETLNLEPETVNGIICESSVRGVGEGSRWEDPGSLGEHAGQPLVKLLDSGVNFCSLQRKTTDVAMLVTMFVWFFMVIVYVVYYVRQNQAEARRHLEYLKSLPSPRKTPTETDTLSTGF, encoded by the coding sequence ATGTGCGCAGGCTGGTGTGAGGAGAGACGTACCAGCATCAGTGCAGGAAGACGGAGGGATAAAGGAAAAGGGCTGGATCTTCCTTCATGGGTGTGCATGTTGTTCTTGTTCCCGGCTCTGTGGGGCCAGGTGTCCCCTCAGTGCCCCGACAGCTGCCACTGTGCCTCGGACACTGCCACCGTGCTGTGCTCGGACGCAGGGCTACGGGagatcccagagggaatcccaccagAAACTGTTTCTCTCCACCTGGAACGCAACTTCATCCGGAACATCCCAGAGAGTGCCTTCAGTGACCTGCTCCACCTGCGGGACCTGTACCTTTCTCACAACCGCATCGACTCGCTCTCCTCAGGGGCCCTGCGGCACTTGGGGCCGGAGCTGCGCCTGTTGGACCTGTCACATAACCAGCTGAGGCAGGCCAGCAGAGAGGACTTTGGCACCACTCGAGCAAAGACACGCCTCTATCACAACCCCTGGCACTGTGACTGCACACTTCAGGAGCTGATGGAGACTCTCAACCTGGAGCCTGAGACAGTGAACGGGATCATTTGTGAGAGCTCTGTTCGGGGGGTCGGTGAGGGCAGCAGGTGGGAGGACCCCGGGTCTCTGGGTGAGCATGCAGGCCAACCACTGGTCAAACTGTTGGATTCTGGGGTTAACTTCTGCAGCCTGCAGAGGAAAACCACCGACGTGGCTATGCTGGTGACAATGTTTGTGTGGTTCTTCATGGTTATTGTGTATGTGGTGTACTATGTAAGGCAGAACCAAGCTGAGGCCCGCCGGCATTTGGAGTACCTGAAGAGTTTACCCAGCCCACGCAAGACCCCCACAGAGACTGATACTCTCAGCACTGGTTTTTAG